The DNA sequence gttgacTGATTTTggtatacaaataatatttttcaaaaaaaattaattcccTTGAATATCGTAGTAATTAGTTTTACTCTTCAAATTagtattctttaatttttactaatataaattgtatgctttttttttccttttttcatttttatatataaacataaataatGTACTAGCTGCTAGTAGTGGGGTAAGGAATAAATAATGTGCAAGTAACATACATTACTGTCTCAGTATGTCTCTAATTATTGGTTTGGTTCATATTTTGTTATGTATGTGGACGAACTTGTGAAGTGAAAGCATGAAGAAAATGAAATTGTTTATCATTAGTTTGTCGATGAATAATGAATCATATTCACAACaacttaataataaataaataaattatatataaatcagAATCCAAGAACCTAATCATCTTTGTGTGCATGAAGGTCACGAGAATACTTTAAAAGTTCACGAGCAATCTAATACAAATAGACCACTAAGGAACTTGTGTGGtgcaacattttcttcttcccATTCTCTATCtctatataaattaatttatcgttattaaaaaatgttaaaaaccCTTATTAAAAATGTTACTTTTCTTTGTACCGAAGATAGAAAAACTCAAACTCATGACCTTTTAAGTAAATACAAAAAGACTATACTATTTGAATTATAACTCATTGGTATTAAAAATGttactttatatataatattcctTGGACGCCATATAACTCATCATATATATTAGTTATGAAAAtgaatttaaaagtttaaactatttttctttttatttttctaattttaaataaaagaaatttggatattttaaacctttttatttttaaaaaataaatatacattTGATAACTCTCGAAAACACTAATAAttctagaaaactctaaaaaattttaaaaaattctagaaaactctaaaaaattttaaaaaattctagaaaatcTTAGATAATcctagaaaattctaaaaaatcttagaaaattctaaaaaacaaaaaaaaatcttagaaaaccctaaataaccttaaaaaatactagaaaattctagaaaaccctaaataACCTTAAAAAgccctagaaaaacctagataaccctaaaaaattctagaaaacctatttaattaaaattcttaGTCATTCCTCTACATTATTATTGGATAGAATGTTAACTTCAATTATAACTATTATATAATTACTAGCTAGTACAAATATAACATATAGTGTATGTAGGgggaaattaaaaaaaaaaaagaataaatagtACACATgtggttttgaattttaatgtcCTAGGGTTCAGGGGTGGGACATTattataaatgcatatatatatgttgGTATGATCAAGTTCTGCGTGCTGgatataattttcttttctcattgACAAAAGGGTATATCGTATCATTGTAAATATGTGAGTTCATAATTACATGTATATATGCATTCTTTCAACCAAAAGTAAATAATGTTATTTATTTGTGAAATAAACTAGTCACCAATAATGAAACAGATAGAGTGCGTGACAGGTAAAAAGAAAGTACAAAATCTATTATAATCTTTGAACCAAATCAAATTGTTGTTTTAATTGAACTTCCTAACCGTACTACATACTATTGTTTATTTCTAGCTTCTATTTTATATCTTtgttaataatattttactcaTTTAGAATCAATCTTAATTACTATACATGCTATTATACCTGGAGGGAAAGGGACATGTGAAAGGGTATCTTTCAAGCTGAATAGATGAAGAAATTAACCTGCAGTGGCATTATCGTAAATATGTAGCCACCATGTTTCATGTTTCATCATACATCACCCCACCTCGTGCCTTTCTTTGTCATCCTAAACGCCAATATTAATATAAGTGTattaagtttaattaatttctttatttattttactatgtATCAATCTTTTTGGTGACTTACTATGTTTCCATCAATGTAtccaattatatatatattgttaccatgaaaataaaaacaattaacCATGTTTATGTAATAATAAGCAACTCTATCTGCTATGTAAAATCTATGTTTCACTTTTTGTTGAAAGCACATCTATGTTTTGAATTTATCCATGTggaaagttattttttttaactattattttttaagagaatttaagatttagaatttataatttaaggtttaaaatttaaaataaaaaaataatttaaagttGATTGATTAAGTGAATGAAAAAGTGTTAATTAAGGACaatatttttcattaatatTAACCAACATTTTGGATCAATAccttatttttatactattaaaatttataatttaaaatttagaatttattaaatattaaccGAAAATGATAAATTTATCGGTGATCTAACATTGCATGGTTGTTTAtacataattcataattttctaTGTCTAGTGAAAGAAATATGTCTATGACATCTTTTCTACTCTACAATGTGCTGACTTGCTGATTAAGTGAAATTCAAATTCTTACCTGAAATTCTTTGCCAATGCCACCTATAACATccatttatattattattattattattattattattattattattattcacttAGACTCTTAGAGTTACACCAAAAAATTTTCACTTTGTTgaataaagaagaaaagaaagaaaaagagggaGAATCATAAAAAGGGAAGATGGAAGGAATTAAATTAGAAGTTAATAATAAGGCATGTCTGTGTCAGAAAtatttgataacaaaaaaaaaatcaataaaaaatacttataatttatcttatttaatatttattaattattacaataattaataaatattaaataagataatttttttttcttaacatTACGGGTCTAACAATATAGGAATGGTTGATGGCTTAAGAAGACAAAATTAAAGTGAGAAAGAGTAGTAGTATTATAGACCCGTGAAGCTTGCATGTGACCGTATATAAAAGATTTATAGACCCACTCACGTGGATTTCTTTTGCcatttgcatcaaaatcttgGTTTATTGCATTGCTAATTAATACAAGTTAATTCCTTTTTATATGCACAATTTGCATGGACCAATAAATTTGATGAACACCTCTCATAATTATTGGTAATTGACAAAAATGAATAACGAGTGACAATTTCTCTTGAACTAACAGTTCCTGTTTATTGCATCTACAAGAATCTTTTCTGAACTGATGACATGGTTTTATTCTGGTGATGCTGAAACATGCTTGCCCTTGAAGAAATCTCTgtcatttttcaaattttaagttcttTACAATTATTGTTACTGGGCAAACCAATATTATTGCTATACTTACTTTGAGCTAAGGAATACAATTCAATGATACTAAAATAAGACTATAagagaataattttaaaatttataattcctttataaataaaaataagataactcATTTTTTGTGTATTCAGTGAAGGCTTGTCAGTTGCCAAGAGCATGTATGCATGGTTAAAATGCAAATGGGAGTTCCCCAACTGTCACTTTGTTAGGTCACATGAAATGATGACTTTGGAGTTTGGATATGTGGCAAGCAGCCATACTGCTCATcaatttaaacaaaaattaaaatataatccTTCTAACCAAAATTcacaaaaagaaaaaccaaTCAATTAATGAAATAGAAAAAGAACAAATGGGAATGAATCATTAATGCCTGGCATTAtcaaagaataaaatattttatacttttgtgtatgtatatatgtatgtatgtgtcTGCCTGGTGCATTATTAGGTGAAAATTCTGGTGCAGTCAACTTTACATGAAGTTGATAGTTAAGAGTCGTTAaatgatttaattaaatttttatttaacatctctcagttatcaacttcacgCAAAGTTAACTACACCTGAATTTTcactttattaattattattattattattaatagtaTTAGCCTTTAGGTGCTGCTTGCTTCCCTTTATATAAACTTAACCGTCACTTGTTTATTTGGCCACACAAAGAGCTACTtacttattctttttctttctttctttctttctttctcacATTACATACCACGAAAAAATGATAGGTGGCTTCAGCTTAAAGAGCTTTACATACATTTTTGTAATTGCAATTCTTATTTGGTGTTCAAATTTTGAGTCATGCATTGCAAGGAGAGGGAGGCATTGGAGGCATAACAATAATAGAGCTTTCTCCTCTTCTCTTATGAAGAAAAAAGTCAAGAATTATGGtagtcataataataataatggtggaggctcaaattcaaaaccaaaaccaaagtctccatcatcatcaccaaagtcTACTCCACCACCATATAAAATCACTCCTTCATTACCACCACGAATTCCCAACCCAGATTACCCTCCAACTCCTCCAACAAAAGGTTACAACAATGGTGGCTCTTCTTCTACCACATTTAATGTGCTAGATTTTGGAGCTAAGGGTGATGGAAATTGTGATGATACCAAGGTAATTAACTTACTCACTAACTCTTCAATCTCATTACACTGAGCTTGTGCCTTTGTTACTAGTAAATTTTTATATCACTAAGTTTTTTCATTTTGTCACATAATTCAATGCCCCCATGAGAATTCAGGGGAATGCATTGTTATGCCATGAAACTTGATGAGAATCTTTATGTTGCTTAAGGTTTTACGCATGCTATATATCATCCAATTATATATTACACGTTAACAGAAATAATTActtttcaaaaacaataatGGTCGTCCAAAATTTTACGTTgttaataaatcaaaattaaattcttaatttaaaCACTTAAATTTACATATTCTATATGGACATTTATTTTACTCCATCCAACTCTAGTGTGGTCCCGCTCAAATATTTAAACTCTTAGTTCTTTTACTATTAGATTGGTCCAATGTCTATAAACGCCTTGTGTTTTTgatattcaattaaaaaaaagtaactcTAAATGTgcacaataaataaaaatattatttttatgctaaaattaattattaaaattagttattatatattttaatttttaaaataattaattttaatttaataactaattttaatatatacctAATATAGTTGAACATAAATACATTATTTAATATCATTCAATTAGAAAGCAGGGGAGTTCACTCACGAGAGAACATTTGGTTAATGAAGACAATGTAAGAATCTTTTTTTCCTCTATAATAAATGTTAATGATTATGTGTGTGATCTAATCAATTTGAACGGCAAAGTAAAATTCCATTAGGAGCAACAAGAAAGGTTTGTCCTTCTGTCCTTTTTGTTTTGGGATGTTACTTTGGAGTTAACAATTTGCAAATAAAGAAACTAGAGAGTCATAACTCATAAGCTTGATTATAGATAGAAAGTTTAAGAAATGAAAAAGAATACACAAAGGTGGGACCTACTTCACAAATGATTCTCGTTAGACAGTTAGGTCACAGTctcttaataaataaaaatatgttatttATGTACGGtttaacttttatatattaGATGTTTGATcttgttattatattaacaaaattaaatatttatctcATTAACTATAGAAATTTAAtcttgaataaaataattttatacgttaatttaattacataacgttatatcaataaatttaattactttttatattaactgtatgaataataatttaagaAAATGAATTATGAATGTGATTGTCTGATTATATAAAAGACTTTATTTAAACTTTGATATCCTATTGTTAAATTTATGGtgtctaattatttttttctttttttttcaatgtatCAAatacaatttttcttttccaaaTAGAACAATTTTTTTTGCCCCGGAAAATGAGTAATTTATATCACCAAATACTGACCACTTAATATAGTAAATTTTATCTTTAGTtgaacatatatatatagtgatGATATTCTACTATGGTTGTGGTTGGTGGCATTAAATAAAGTTGCTATGCATTGAAAATGCAATGCAGGCATTCGAAGCTGCGTGGGCAGCAGCATGTAAGGTAGAGGCATCAACCATGGTGGTACCAGCAGATTACACCTTCTACGTGGGGCCCATCTCATTCTCGGGCCCATACTGCAAGCCCAACATCGTTTTCCAGGTACACACAACCACCCCATCAAGAAAGGTAGCTCAGCCTGTGACTCAAACCACACAAAATTACATTTGCATGTACCAAAACAACCCTCACTAATTTAACATTTTAACATGTCTGCTCATCATATACAAAATTACATTTACATGTACCTCTCATATTTTTGCAAATTTCAGAATAATTACATACCAAAGAATAGCTATCAAACTTAGCAGTCAGCACCACCATCTCTTGGTAtttgtttttctattattatagtTTAAAGGTTTATGATaggattaaaataaaaaaaaattcataaataggattaaattttttttcaattaaacccctaaattttacatattttcaataaagtccctaaattatataaaaaaattcttataGTTTAAAAATCTTATGATCAGACAACACTTTTGTATTAAGCGAGGCTAATGAAGTCATTCTTTTGTTAGCTTGATGGCACCATTGTTGCTCCAACAAACTCCAAAGTTTGGGGTGGAGGAATGTTCCAGTGGCTGGAATTCTCAAAGCTAGTGGGAATCACCATTCAAGGAAATGGTGTCATTGATGGGAGAGGCTCAGTTTGGTGGAAAGACCAACCATATGATGACCCTATAGATGATGAAGAAAAGCTCATAGTCCCATTGAACCACACAATGGGGAAGCCACCACCAATGCCAGTAATTACCCTTCTTCAATTTAATTTGCTTTTGCACCTTAATATAGCATCATATCATTTCAATTAAATTCATTCTTCTAAAACTTAGGCTAATCAATTGATAATTTTACTTGGCAAATTCTACTAGGTTGAAAGTGAGCTTGGAGTAAAGATGCCAGGCATCAAGCCAACTGTGAGGACCATTCTATaatatttcaatttcatttccaTGTTTTGTTGCATTCCAAACACACTCATAATGATTGCAACCTCTCTGAATCAGGCATTAAGGTTCTACGGGAGTTTTTACCCAACTGTCACAGGCATAACTATTCAGAATAGTCCACAATGCCATCTCAAGTTTGACAGCTGCAATGGAGTCCTGGTCCATGATGTGACCATATCATCGCCGGGCGACAGCCCCAACACAGATGGAATTCACCTTCAGAACTCTAAAGATGTTCTCATCTATAGCAGCAACCTTGGATGTGGTAATATTAATAATGCATTTCAATGATTCAGGAGTTATTCcacttttcttattcatttgaATAACAGATACTATAAGCTAAGTTTGAGGATATAGAAAAAGACTTGTGAGCAAAAACACCAGTATATTAAGATGGGTATGTAGTAGATACTACAAAGGAACAAAGTAGAGTGAAAACAAAGATTCCAAAAGGAAACAAAGAGTGAAAAAAGTAAAACAGAAGGAGAAAGCGTAGAGTAGATGCAAGTTATATGATCCTTAAAAAGAGCCTGACATTATCTTATCCTATCTACAGAAAAGTTGGACACTACTTAGCAACAAACAATCTCACAACTCATTGAAAATGAATAATCAGCCACATGGCACGTGTCAAGTTCAGAAGCCCAAACAGCATAATCCAAACATGAAAACTTAATACTATGTTTGTCTTGTTAGAAAATAGAGCTTCAAAGATGGTCATGGTCCTGAGCCAAAGTTCTCACAGCATGTAAAACCTTGTTATAAATAATGAATGGATAT is a window from the Arachis stenosperma cultivar V10309 chromosome 3, arast.V10309.gnm1.PFL2, whole genome shotgun sequence genome containing:
- the LOC130968414 gene encoding polygalacturonase At1g48100, which translates into the protein MIGGFSLKSFTYIFVIAILIWCSNFESCIARRGRHWRHNNNRAFSSSLMKKKVKNYGSHNNNNGGGSNSKPKPKSPSSSPKSTPPPYKITPSLPPRIPNPDYPPTPPTKGYNNGGSSSTTFNVLDFGAKGDGNCDDTKAFEAAWAAACKVEASTMVVPADYTFYVGPISFSGPYCKPNIVFQLDGTIVAPTNSKVWGGGMFQWLEFSKLVGITIQGNGVIDGRGSVWWKDQPYDDPIDDEEKLIVPLNHTMGKPPPMPVESELGVKMPGIKPTALRFYGSFYPTVTGITIQNSPQCHLKFDSCNGVLVHDVTISSPGDSPNTDGIHLQNSKDVLIYSSNLGCGDDCISIQTGCSNVYVHNVNCGPGHGISIGGLGKDNTRACVSNITVRDVNMHNTMNGVRIKTWQGGSGSVQGVQFSNIQVSEVQLPIVIDQFYCDKKSCSNQTAAVALAGINYEEIKGTYTVKPVHFACSDSLPCVDVSLTSIELKPVQEQYHLYDPFCWQTYGELKTPTLPPISCLQIGKPPNNRIQTDHDLC